The Montipora foliosa isolate CH-2021 chromosome 14, ASM3666993v2, whole genome shotgun sequence genome window below encodes:
- the LOC137985164 gene encoding GFP-like fluorescent chromoprotein FP506, producing MAYSKQGIKPQMEMKYRMEGNVAGHPFVITGHGIGKPYDGEQVITLQVDEGGPLPFSVDILSAVFLYGNRCFTKYPSNIVDYFKNSCPAGYKWERSLLFEDGAVCTASADIKLSVENNCFIHESKFLGVNFPADGPVMTKATTNWEPSCEKMTPGKGGILNGDVSMFLLLKDGGRYKCQFHTVHKAKSEPKEMPGFHFVQHKLTRTDLSDAKQSWQLVEHAQACGSCF from the exons ATGGCTTATTCAAAGCAG GGTATAAAACCTCAAATGGAGATGAAATACCGCATGGAGGGGAATGTTGCCGGGCATCCCTTTGTGATCACGGGCCACGGCATTGGAAAGCCTTACGA tggGGAACAGGTTATTACTCTGCAAGTGGATGAAGGGGGTCCACTGCCATTCTCCGTAGACATATTGTCGGCTGTGTTTTTGTACGGAAACAGGTGCTTCACTAAATACCCCTCCAACATAGTTGACTATTTCAAGAACTCATGTCCTGCTGGATATAAATGGGAAAGGTCTCTTCTCTTTGAAGATGGCGCAGTTTGCACAGCAAGTGCAGATATAAAGTTGAG TGTTGAGAATAACTGCTTTATTCACGAGTCCAAGTTTCTTGGAGTCAACTTTCCTGCTGATGGACCTGTGATGACAAAAGCGACAACTAATTGGGAGCCATCCTGCGAGAAAATGACACCTGGTAAAGGGGGGATACTGAATGGGGATGTCAGCATGTTCCTTCTTCTGAAGGATGGTGGGCGTTACAAATGTCAGTTCCACACAGTTCACAA GGCAAAGTCTGAGCCGAAAGAGATGCCAGGCTTTCATTTCGTGCAACATAAGCTCACAAGGACTGACCTCAGCGATGCGAAGCAGAGTTGGCAACTGGTAGAACATGCTCAAGCATGTGGAAGCTGTTTTTGA
- the LOC137985177 gene encoding GFP-like fluorescent chromoprotein FP506 isoform X2, which translates to MKMKYRMEGCVNGHNFVITGDGTGKPYDGTQTINLRVDEGGPLPFSEDILSAVFAYGNRCFTKYPDGIVDYFKNSCPAGYKWERSLLFEDGAVCTASADIKLSVEENCFYHESKFLGVNFPADGPVMTKATTNWEPSCEKMTPGKGGILNGDVTMFLLLKDGGRYKCQFLTVHKAKCEPKEMPGFHFVQHKLTRTDRSDAKKQKWQLIEHAAACGSSL; encoded by the exons ATGAAAATGAAATACCGTATGGAGGGGTGTGTCAATGGGCATAACTTTGTAATCACGGGCGACGGCACTGGAAAGCCTTACGA CGGGACACAGACTATTAATCTTCGTGTGGATGAAGGGGGTCCACTGCCATTCTCCGAAGACATATTGTCGGCTGTGTTTGCCTACGGAAACAGGTGCTTTACGAAATATCCCGACGGCATAGTTGACTATTTCAAGAACTCATGTCCTGCTGGATATAAATGGGAAAGGTCTCTTCTCTTTGAAGATGGAGCAGTTTGCACTGCCAGTGCAGATATAAAGTTGAG TGTTGAGGAGAACTGCTTTTATCACGAATCCAAGTTTCTTGGAGTCAACTTTCCTGCTGATGGACCTGTGATGACAAAGGCGACAACTAATTGGGAGCCATCCTGCGAGAAAATGACACCTGGTAAAGGGGGGATATTGAATGGGGATGTCACCATGTTCCTCCTTCTGAAGGATGGTGGGCGTTACAAGTGCCAGTTCCTCACAGTTCACAA AGCAAAGTGTGAGCCGAAAGAGATGCCAGGCTTCCACTTCGTGCAACATAAGCTCACAAGGACCGACCGTAGTGATGCTAAGAAGCAGAAATGGCAACTGATAGAACATGCTGCTGCATGTGGAAGCTCTTTGTGA
- the LOC137985177 gene encoding GFP-like fluorescent chromoprotein FP506 isoform X1, producing MALSKQGLRSDMKMKYRMEGCVNGHNFVITGDGTGKPYDGTQTINLRVDEGGPLPFSEDILSAVFAYGNRCFTKYPDGIVDYFKNSCPAGYKWERSLLFEDGAVCTASADIKLSVEENCFYHESKFLGVNFPADGPVMTKATTNWEPSCEKMTPGKGGILNGDVTMFLLLKDGGRYKCQFLTVHKAKCEPKEMPGFHFVQHKLTRTDRSDAKKQKWQLIEHAAACGSSL from the exons ATGGCTCTTTCAAAGCAA GGTCTAAGAAGTGACATGAAAATGAAATACCGTATGGAGGGGTGTGTCAATGGGCATAACTTTGTAATCACGGGCGACGGCACTGGAAAGCCTTACGA CGGGACACAGACTATTAATCTTCGTGTGGATGAAGGGGGTCCACTGCCATTCTCCGAAGACATATTGTCGGCTGTGTTTGCCTACGGAAACAGGTGCTTTACGAAATATCCCGACGGCATAGTTGACTATTTCAAGAACTCATGTCCTGCTGGATATAAATGGGAAAGGTCTCTTCTCTTTGAAGATGGAGCAGTTTGCACTGCCAGTGCAGATATAAAGTTGAG TGTTGAGGAGAACTGCTTTTATCACGAATCCAAGTTTCTTGGAGTCAACTTTCCTGCTGATGGACCTGTGATGACAAAGGCGACAACTAATTGGGAGCCATCCTGCGAGAAAATGACACCTGGTAAAGGGGGGATATTGAATGGGGATGTCACCATGTTCCTCCTTCTGAAGGATGGTGGGCGTTACAAGTGCCAGTTCCTCACAGTTCACAA AGCAAAGTGTGAGCCGAAAGAGATGCCAGGCTTCCACTTCGTGCAACATAAGCTCACAAGGACCGACCGTAGTGATGCTAAGAAGCAGAAATGGCAACTGATAGAACATGCTGCTGCATGTGGAAGCTCTTTGTGA